A single Rhopalosiphum padi isolate XX-2018 chromosome 4, ASM2088224v1, whole genome shotgun sequence DNA region contains:
- the LOC132930859 gene encoding LOW QUALITY PROTEIN: valacyclovir hydrolase-like (The sequence of the model RefSeq protein was modified relative to this genomic sequence to represent the inferred CDS: inserted 1 base in 1 codon): MNQRSAISREMNSTKIKVNNIEINYFKVGNGQQKLLIFPGALGQVDDFKPLTENLDREKYTIYIWDPPGYGSSRPPNRDFSPGFLYRDADCAIALMEVLGINRYSMLGWCNGGCTALIAASRAAHRVDKLVVWSCNAYVTSKDLECYETTRNVHSWPDQWRLPQFKMYGEKYVSDKWSEWIDASRTILDNGGGDVCIDALAQIDAPTLILHGAQDVLVAVEHAVYLHKNIKKSTLEIFPNGXAYYTFYVPRKIQFVSG; the protein is encoded by the exons ATGAACCAACGATCCGCCATTTCAAGAGAAAtg AATTCAACTAAAATCAAAgtcaataatattgaaattaactaCTTTAAAGTCGGAAACGGCCAACAGAAACTGTTGATATTTCCAGGAGCACTAG gtCAAGTCGATGATTTTAAACCACTGACGGAAAACCTCGACcgagaaaaatatacaatatacatatgggATCCACCCGGTTATGGTTCGAGTCGACCACCGAACAGAGATTTTTCACCAGGATTTTTGTACCGTGACGCGGATTGTGCCATAGCGCTTATggag GTGTTAGGCATCAACAGGTATTCAATGTTGGGCTGGTGCAACGGTGGATGCACCGCACTGATCGCAGCATCTAGGGCTGCTCACCGAGTGGACAAACTGGTGGTGTGGAGTTGCAACGCGTACGTCACTAGCAAAGATCTCGAATGCTATGAGACGACGCGCAACGTCCACAGCTGGCCCGATCAGTGGAGACTACCACAGTTTAAAATGTATGGTGAAAAGTACGTTTCGGATAAGTGGTCCGAGTGGATAGACGCATCCCGAACGATTCTCGACAATGGTGGCGGCGACGTGTGTATTGACGCGCTTGCACAGATAGACGCACCCACGCTCATCCTTCACGGAGCACAGGACGTGTTAGTAGCAGTCGAGCACGCCGTATAtctacacaaaaatattaagaagTCGAC acttgaaatatttccaaatg aagcatattatacattttatgtacccAGAAAAATTCAATTCGTTAGTGGATAA
- the LOC132929528 gene encoding valacyclovir hydrolase-like, producing MISTKIKVKGFEINYFKIGNGPQKLLIFPGALGKVTNFRPLTENLDLEKYTIYIWDPPGYGFSRPPNRDFSPGFLYRDADCAIALMEALGIDKYSVLGWCNGGCTALIAASKAPDRVNKVVVWGCNAYVTDKELDFYETTRDVRMWSDARRLPQFEMYGEEYVSETWCGWIDAFRKILDDDDGDVCRGVLAEINAPTLILHGTEDTLVPVKHAVYLHNRIKGSTLEIFPDGKHYIHIMYPLKFVLIVDNFLSTKQ from the exons atg ATTTCGACGAAAATCAAAGTCAAAGGTTTCGAGATAAACTACTTTAAAATTGGAAACGGACcacagaaattattaatttttccggGAGCATTAG GTAAAGTTACAAATTTTAGACCGCTGACGGAAAACCTCGATctagaaaaatatacaatatacatatgggATCCTCCCGGTTACGGTTTCAGTCGACCGCCGAACAGAGATTTTTCACCGGGATTTTTATACCGTGACGCCGACTGCGCCATTGCCCTCATGGag GCTCTGGGCATCGACAAGTATTCGGTGTTGGGCTGGTGCAACGGCGGATGCACCGCTCTGATCGCAGCGTCCAAAGCCCCCGACCGAGTGAACAAGGTAGTTGTGTGGGGCTGCAACGCGTATGTCACTGACAAAGAGCTCGACTTCTACGAGACGACGCGCGACGTTCGCATGTGGTCTGATGCAAGAAGACTACCGCAGTTCGAAATGTACGGCGAGGAGTACGTGTCGGAAACTTGGTGCGGGTGGATAGACGCCTTCCGGAAAATTCTCGACGACGATGACGGTGACGTGTGCCGCGGAGTATTGGCCGAAATAAACGCGCCCACGCTCATCCTGCACGGAACAGAGGACACGCTCGTACCGGTCAAACACGCGGTATACCTGCACAATCGCATCAAGGGCTCGAC actTGAAATATTTCCAGATGGCaagcattatatacatattatgtaccccTTAAAGTTTGTTTTGATAGTGGATAACTTTCTTTCTACCAAACAGTAG
- the LOC132929435 gene encoding valacyclovir hydrolase-like, whose translation MISTKIKVKGFEINYFKIGNGPQKLLIFPGALGEVTNFRPLTENLDLEKYTIYIWDPPGYGFSRPPNRDFSPGFLYRDADCAIALMEALGIDKYSVLGWCNGGCTALIAASKAPDRVNKVVVWSCNAYVTDKELDFYETTRDVRGWPDARKLPLFEFYGEEYVSETWYGLIDAFRKILDDDDGDVCRGVLAEINAPTLILHGTEDGLIPVEHAVYLHNHIKGSTLEIFPNGKHLLHFMYPLKFVSIVDNFLSTQQ comes from the exons atg ATTTCGACGAAAATCAAAGTCAAAGGTTTCGAGATAAACTACTTTAAAATTGGAAACGGACcacagaaattattaatttttccggGAGCATTAG GTGAAGTTACAAATTTTAGACCGCTGACGGAAAACCTCGATctagaaaaatatacaatatacatatgggATCCTCCCGGTTACGGTTTCAGTCGACCGCCGAACAGAGATTTTTCACCGGGATTTTTATACCGTGACGCCGACTGCGCCATTGCCCTCATGGag GCTCTGGGCATCGACAAGTATTCGGTGTTGGGCTGGTGCAACGGCGGATGCACCGCTCTGATCGCAGCGTCCAAAGCCCCCGACCGAGTGAACAAGGTAGTTGTGTGGAGCTGCAACGCGTATGTCACTGACAAAGAGCTCGACTTCTACGAGACGACGCGTGACGTTCGCGGGTGGCCCGATGCAAGGAAACTACCGCTGTTCGAATTTTACGGCGAGGAGTACGTGTCGGAAACTTGGTACGGGTTGATAGACGCCTTCCGGAAAATTCTCGACGACGATGACGGTGACGTGTGCCGCGGAGTATTGGCCGAAATAAACGCGCCCACGCTCATCCTGCACGGAACAGAGGACGGTCTCATACCAGTCGAACACGCGGTATACCTGCACAATCACATCAAGGGCTCGAC acTTGAAATATTTCCAAATGGCAAGCATCTTCTACATTTTATGTACCCCTTAAAGTTTGTTTCGATAGTGGATAACTTTCTTTCAACCCAACAGTAG
- the LOC132929436 gene encoding protein unc-119 homolog B, giving the protein MISVGTNSKMASNRTNAATSAASNADSEQAAEQIIRKKTIISPEDVLTLPKITEGYLCAPDANIYNIDFIRFKIRDLDTGMVLFEIAKPSVILEDNQTEGKVEETDLNSGRFVRYQFTPKFLKLKLVGATVEFTVGSKPVNKFRMIERHYFRNKLLKTFDFEFGFCIPHSKNTCEHIYKFPNLDPESIKEMIQNPFETKSDSFYFVEDRLIMHNKAEYAYNGGV; this is encoded by the exons ATGATATCTGTTGGGACGAATTCAAAAATGGCCAGTAACAGGACTAATGCTGCCACCTCCGCTGCCTCCAATGCTGATT caGAACAAGCAGCTGAACaaattatacgtaaaaaaactataatatcacCAGAAGATGTATTGACTTTGCCTAAAATTACAGAag gGTATTTATGTGCTCCAgatgcaaatatatataatatagactttatacgttttaaaatacgTGACCTTGATACAGGCATGGTTTTGTTTGAAATTGCCAAACCTTCTGTAATACTCG AAGACAATCAAACTGAAGGAAAAGTAGAGGAAACAGATCTAAATAGTGGCAGATTTGTACGCTATCAGTTTACACCAAAGTTTCTTAAACTGAAATTGGTTGGAGCAAC TGTGGAGTTTACTGTGGGAAGTAAGCCAGTTAACAAGTTTCGAATGATTGAACGTCATTATTTccgtaacaaattattaaagacATTTGACTTTGAATTTGGTTTTTGCATACCACATAGCAAAAATACATGTGAACATATATACAAGTTTCCAAATTTGGATCCTGaatcaa TTAAGGAAATGATCCAAAATCCATTTGAAACTAAATCAGACAGTTTCTATTTTGTTGAAGATCGACTTATAATGCACAACAAAGCTGAATATGCATATAATGGTGGAGTTTAG